One Solanum lycopersicum chromosome 4, SLM_r2.1 DNA window includes the following coding sequences:
- the LOC109120007 gene encoding G-type lectin S-receptor-like serine/threonine-protein kinase At1g11330 yields MSNSSSSRRNLQYLVRIILVILRFIDTGLCSEVDNITSTQSLSDPGMLSSPGGVFKLGFFSLWYNFSVTTVIWVANRDKPLRDSSGVVKISRGGNIVITNGEEEILWSSNGSTSQVNSNGLLQDSGNFVLVDHRDNMTTIWQRFEHPSDSTIPRMRISENTKTGEMVEARSWRSPSDPNIVDFSLRMNARVFSQVYIWKGRRPYWHTGLWNGQIFIGVQNMYSVVSDGFDVVNDREGVVYFTGPVRDNLFRKLVLDWIGNFVQSIWDVNETNWKIIWSALNNDCEVYGTCGPFGSCNYLESPVCSCLRGFEPKHREEWQKGNWTSGCIRRSALQCQVKNNTAYSSKEDGFIKMELMKLPDFAETSSTTEDLYRIQCLRNCSCIGYAFDSSIGCMSWSKMIDIQQFQSLGNDLYIHVHIQSLCFLQIMVMTLRKS; encoded by the exons ATGAGtaacagcagcagcagcagaagaaatttgcAATATCTTGTTCGTATAATTCTAGTTATTCTTCGTTTTATTGATACAGGATTATGTAGTGAAGTGGATAACATAACCAGCACTCAATCTCTGAGTGATCCTGGAATGTTATCGTCTCCAGGAGGCGTATTCAAGTTAGGATTTTTCAGTCTTTGGTACAATTTTTCTGTAACAACTGTCATTTGGGTGGCTAATAGAGACAAACCTTTAAGAGATTCTTCTGGTGTTGTAAAGATATCTCGTGGTGGAAATATCGTTATAACGAATGGAGAGGAGGAGATTCTTTGGTCATCAAATGGTTCAACTTCTCAGGTAAACTCAAATGGCCTTCTCCAAGATTCTGGGAACTTTGTACTCGTTGATCATCGGGACAATATGACCACAATATGGCAGCGTTTTGAACATCCTTCTGATTCAACTATTCCTAGAATGAGAATAAGTGAAAATACAAAGACAGGGGAGATGGTTGAAGCAAGATCTTGGAGAAGTCCTTCGGATCCTAATATCGTAGACTTTTCTTTAAGAATGAACGCTCGAGTCTTTTCTCAGGTGTATATATGGAAAGGAAGGCGTCCCTATTGGCATACTGGTCTATGGAATGGACAGATCTTTATAGGAGTGCAGAATATGTATTCTGTGGTGTCTGATGGATTTGATGTAGTGAATGATCGCGAAGGTGTTGTATATTTTACTGGACCTGTTCGTGATAATTTGTTCAGGAAATTAGTCTTGGATTGGATAGGGAACTTCGTTCAATCAATTTGGGATGTGAATGAGACGAACTGGAAGATAATATGGTCAGCTCTCAATAACGACTGTGAAGTTTATGGAACGTGTGGTCCATTTGGGAGCTGCAATTATTTGGAGTCACCCGTCTGTTCTTGTCTGAGAGGTTTTGAGCCAAAGCACAGGGAAGAATGGCAAAAGGGGAATTGGACTAGTGGTTGTATTAGGAGGAGTGCTTTGCAATGCCAAGTTAAGAATAACACCGCGTATTCAAGTAAAGAGGACGGATTTATAAAGATGGAGTTGATGAAATTGCCTGATTTTGCTGAAACGTCATCTACTACAGAAGACTTATATAGAATCCAGTGCTTGAGGAATTGTTCCTGCATAGGGTATGCATTTGATTCAAGTATCGGTTGTATGTCGTGGAGTAAAATGATTGACATTCAGCAGtttcaaagcttgggaaatgaTCTCTATATTCACGTGCACATTCAGAGCTTG TGTTTTCTGCAGATAATGGTAATGACATTAAGAAAATCGTAA
- the LOC101255786 gene encoding G-type lectin S-receptor-like serine/threonine-protein kinase At1g11330 isoform X2, whose translation MNGEEEILWSSNVSTSQSFEHPSDSIVPKMSISENTRTGERVEVKSWRSPWDPNFGNFSLGMNSGFIPQVYIWKGSQPYWRSGQWNGQIFIGVQDMYSVSSDGFNVVNNREGTVYLTGPGDFDFLTKFVLDWKGNLVQSYWDANETTWKIIWSAPNNDCEVYGMCGPFGSCNHLESPICSCLKGFEPKHREEWEKGNWVSGCLRRKALQCEVRNNSGDSSKEDGFLKIGSIKLPDFSERSSTREDQCRSQCLGNCSCIAYAYDSGIGCMSWNNNLIDIQQFQSRGEDLYIRMAHSELDHHKDIKKIVIPVILGFLTLCVCLFLCCTRMARRRGVKRKKINLLGDRSAVHMEELPVFSLDTLANATSQFHEDKKLGQGGFGPVYMGKLEDGKEIAVKKLSKASGQGLEEFMNEVLVISKVQHRNLVRLLGCCVDKEEKMLIYEYMPKKSLDVFLFDEGHRGILDWRKCSTIIEGVGRGLLYLHRDSRLKIIHRDLKPSNILLDNDFNPKISDFGMARIFGSDQDQADTRRVVGTYGYMAPEYAMKGRFSEKSDVFSFGVLVLEIISGRKSTSSWNETSSFSLFGYAWMLWKEQDLSTFIDPFILNPSSEMEIKKCIQIGLLCVQEFAEDRPSISSVLAMLTSETTSIPTPSQPAFTERHDCIFKMCNETNCTLNNISITNITGR comes from the exons ATGAATGGGGAGGAGGAGATTCTTTGGTCATCAAATGTTTCAACCTCTCAG AGTTTTGAACATCCTTCTGATTCAATTGTCCCTAAAATGAGTATAAGTGAAAACACAAGGACAGGGGAGAGGGTAGAAGTAAAATCTTGGAGAAGCCCTTGGGATCCTAATTTCGGAAACTTTTCTCTAGGAATGAATTCTGGATTCATTCCTCAGGTGTATATCTGGAAAGGTAGTCAGCCCTATTGGCGAAGTGGTCAATGGAATGGCCAGATCTTTATCGGAGTGCAGGATATGTATTCTGTGTCGTCTGATGGATTCAATGTAGTGAACAATCGGGAAGGTACTGTATATCTTACTGGCCCTGGTGATTTTGATTTCTTAACGAAATTTGTCTTGGATTGGAAAGGGAACTTGGTTCAATCATATTGGGATGCGAATGAGACGACCTGGAAGATAATATGGTCAGCTCCCAATAACGATTGTGAAGTTTATGGAATGTGTGGTCCATTTGGTAGCTGCAATCATTTGGAGTCGCCGATTTGTTCTTGTCTGAAAGGTTTCGAGCCAAAGCACAGGGAAGAATGGGAAAAGGGGAATTGGGTTAGTGGTTGTCTTAGGAGGAAAGCTTTGCAATGTGAAGTAAGGAATAACTCAGGGGATTCAAGTAAAGAAGACGGATTTCTAAAGATAGGGTCAATAAAATTGCCTGATTTTTCAGAAAGGTCATCGACTAGAGAAGACCAGTGTAGAAGCCAATGTTTGGGAAATTGTTCCTGCATAGCGTATGCATATGACTCAGGTATTGGCTGTATGTCGTGGAATAACAACTTGATTGATATTCAGCAGTTCCAAAGCAGGGGGGAAGATCTCTATATTCGCATGGCACATTCAGAGCTTG ATCATCATAAAGACataaagaaaattgtaattcCAGTAATCCTTGGTTTTCTTACACTCTGTGTTTGTCTGTTCCTTTGTTGTACAAGAATGGCCAGACGTAGAG GAGTAAAAAGGAAGAAGATAAATTTACTTGGTGACAGAAGTGCAGTTCATATGGAAGAGTTACCAGTCTTCAGCCTCGATACACTTGCAAATGCAACATCCCAGTTCCATGAGGATAAGAAGCTTGGTCAGGGTGGTTTTGGTCCAGTTTACATG GGAAAATTGGAAGATGGGAAAGAAATAGCAGTCAAGAAGCTTTCAAAAGCCTCGGGACAAGGGCTGGAGGAGTTCATGAATGAAGTGTTGGTGATCTCTAAAGTCCAACATAGAAACCTTGTTAGACTCTTGGGATGTTGCGTTGATAAAGAGGAGAAGATGttgatttatgaatatatgcccAAGAAAAGCTTGGATGTGTTTCTCTTTG ATGAAGGACACCGAGGCATTTTGGATTGGAGAAAATGTTCCACTATAATCGAAGGGGTTGGTCGAGGACTCCTTTATCTTCACAGAGATTCAAGATTGAAGATAATTCATAGAGATCTGAAGCCAAGTAACATTTTGCTCGATAATGACTTCAATCCAAAGATTTCAGATTTTGGCATGGCTAGGATTTTCGGGTCTGACCAAGATCAAGCAGACACAAGGAGAGTAGTTGGTACTTA TGGATACATGGCTCCAGAATATGCAATGAAAGGAAGATTCTCTGAGAAATCCGACGTCTTCAGCTTTGGAGTTCTAGTGTTAGAGATCATCAGTGGCCGAAAAAGTACAAGTTCTTGGAATGAGACATCCTCTTTTAGCCTTTTCGGATAT GCATGGATGTTATGGAAAGAACAAGATTTATCAACTTTTATCGATCCATTCATATTGAATCCGAGCTCAGAAATGGAGATAAAAAAATGCATACAGATTGGTTTACTATGCGTTCAAGAATTTGCTGAAGACAGGCCAAGTATTTCATCAGTTCTTGCTATGCTTACCAGTGAAACTACAAGTATTCCTACACCATCACAACCTGCTTTTACTGAAAGACATGATTGTATCTTCAAAATGTGCAATGAAACTAATTGTACTTTGAACAATATCAGTATCACAAACATAACTGGTAGATGA
- the LOC101255786 gene encoding G-type lectin S-receptor-like serine/threonine-protein kinase At1g11330 isoform X1, whose protein sequence is MNGEEEILWSSNVSTSQVNSIALLQDSGNFVLVDHLNNGSTIWQSFEHPSDSIVPKMSISENTRTGERVEVKSWRSPWDPNFGNFSLGMNSGFIPQVYIWKGSQPYWRSGQWNGQIFIGVQDMYSVSSDGFNVVNNREGTVYLTGPGDFDFLTKFVLDWKGNLVQSYWDANETTWKIIWSAPNNDCEVYGMCGPFGSCNHLESPICSCLKGFEPKHREEWEKGNWVSGCLRRKALQCEVRNNSGDSSKEDGFLKIGSIKLPDFSERSSTREDQCRSQCLGNCSCIAYAYDSGIGCMSWNNNLIDIQQFQSRGEDLYIRMAHSELDHHKDIKKIVIPVILGFLTLCVCLFLCCTRMARRRGVKRKKINLLGDRSAVHMEELPVFSLDTLANATSQFHEDKKLGQGGFGPVYMGKLEDGKEIAVKKLSKASGQGLEEFMNEVLVISKVQHRNLVRLLGCCVDKEEKMLIYEYMPKKSLDVFLFDEGHRGILDWRKCSTIIEGVGRGLLYLHRDSRLKIIHRDLKPSNILLDNDFNPKISDFGMARIFGSDQDQADTRRVVGTYGYMAPEYAMKGRFSEKSDVFSFGVLVLEIISGRKSTSSWNETSSFSLFGYAWMLWKEQDLSTFIDPFILNPSSEMEIKKCIQIGLLCVQEFAEDRPSISSVLAMLTSETTSIPTPSQPAFTERHDCIFKMCNETNCTLNNISITNITGR, encoded by the exons ATGAATGGGGAGGAGGAGATTCTTTGGTCATCAAATGTTTCAACCTCTCAGGTAAACTCAATTGCCCTTCTCCAAGATTCTGGGAACTTTGTTCTTGTAGATCATCTGAATAATGGGAGCACAATATGGCAGAGTTTTGAACATCCTTCTGATTCAATTGTCCCTAAAATGAGTATAAGTGAAAACACAAGGACAGGGGAGAGGGTAGAAGTAAAATCTTGGAGAAGCCCTTGGGATCCTAATTTCGGAAACTTTTCTCTAGGAATGAATTCTGGATTCATTCCTCAGGTGTATATCTGGAAAGGTAGTCAGCCCTATTGGCGAAGTGGTCAATGGAATGGCCAGATCTTTATCGGAGTGCAGGATATGTATTCTGTGTCGTCTGATGGATTCAATGTAGTGAACAATCGGGAAGGTACTGTATATCTTACTGGCCCTGGTGATTTTGATTTCTTAACGAAATTTGTCTTGGATTGGAAAGGGAACTTGGTTCAATCATATTGGGATGCGAATGAGACGACCTGGAAGATAATATGGTCAGCTCCCAATAACGATTGTGAAGTTTATGGAATGTGTGGTCCATTTGGTAGCTGCAATCATTTGGAGTCGCCGATTTGTTCTTGTCTGAAAGGTTTCGAGCCAAAGCACAGGGAAGAATGGGAAAAGGGGAATTGGGTTAGTGGTTGTCTTAGGAGGAAAGCTTTGCAATGTGAAGTAAGGAATAACTCAGGGGATTCAAGTAAAGAAGACGGATTTCTAAAGATAGGGTCAATAAAATTGCCTGATTTTTCAGAAAGGTCATCGACTAGAGAAGACCAGTGTAGAAGCCAATGTTTGGGAAATTGTTCCTGCATAGCGTATGCATATGACTCAGGTATTGGCTGTATGTCGTGGAATAACAACTTGATTGATATTCAGCAGTTCCAAAGCAGGGGGGAAGATCTCTATATTCGCATGGCACATTCAGAGCTTG ATCATCATAAAGACataaagaaaattgtaattcCAGTAATCCTTGGTTTTCTTACACTCTGTGTTTGTCTGTTCCTTTGTTGTACAAGAATGGCCAGACGTAGAG GAGTAAAAAGGAAGAAGATAAATTTACTTGGTGACAGAAGTGCAGTTCATATGGAAGAGTTACCAGTCTTCAGCCTCGATACACTTGCAAATGCAACATCCCAGTTCCATGAGGATAAGAAGCTTGGTCAGGGTGGTTTTGGTCCAGTTTACATG GGAAAATTGGAAGATGGGAAAGAAATAGCAGTCAAGAAGCTTTCAAAAGCCTCGGGACAAGGGCTGGAGGAGTTCATGAATGAAGTGTTGGTGATCTCTAAAGTCCAACATAGAAACCTTGTTAGACTCTTGGGATGTTGCGTTGATAAAGAGGAGAAGATGttgatttatgaatatatgcccAAGAAAAGCTTGGATGTGTTTCTCTTTG ATGAAGGACACCGAGGCATTTTGGATTGGAGAAAATGTTCCACTATAATCGAAGGGGTTGGTCGAGGACTCCTTTATCTTCACAGAGATTCAAGATTGAAGATAATTCATAGAGATCTGAAGCCAAGTAACATTTTGCTCGATAATGACTTCAATCCAAAGATTTCAGATTTTGGCATGGCTAGGATTTTCGGGTCTGACCAAGATCAAGCAGACACAAGGAGAGTAGTTGGTACTTA TGGATACATGGCTCCAGAATATGCAATGAAAGGAAGATTCTCTGAGAAATCCGACGTCTTCAGCTTTGGAGTTCTAGTGTTAGAGATCATCAGTGGCCGAAAAAGTACAAGTTCTTGGAATGAGACATCCTCTTTTAGCCTTTTCGGATAT GCATGGATGTTATGGAAAGAACAAGATTTATCAACTTTTATCGATCCATTCATATTGAATCCGAGCTCAGAAATGGAGATAAAAAAATGCATACAGATTGGTTTACTATGCGTTCAAGAATTTGCTGAAGACAGGCCAAGTATTTCATCAGTTCTTGCTATGCTTACCAGTGAAACTACAAGTATTCCTACACCATCACAACCTGCTTTTACTGAAAGACATGATTGTATCTTCAAAATGTGCAATGAAACTAATTGTACTTTGAACAATATCAGTATCACAAACATAACTGGTAGATGA
- the LOC101255488 gene encoding pentatricopeptide repeat-containing protein At1g03100, mitochondrial, whose product MITLQKLNFRMTAFPYSLLRLFAVNGDYIVFRHTSQSDRSSKNVNRSVGFFWGNIEIQDVVNRTVFAQTAPFSTIAGTILVQAQDLGKMSEEFENDIDENKLDNAWAVYERHMQMEGFPRKSIVNKLLAASAESSDLGQLDRAYGLVEQAFEKNKHDLLERNTLIYLSLAFAKCGSPIPASTLLRKLVEAEKYPPVSAWSAILAYMSQTSTGSYLAVELVLEIGYLFQDGRVDSRKKSNEFLLFMKPNATCFNIALAGCLLFGTTRKAEQLLDMMPRINLKADATLLIIMAHIYEKNGRKEELKKLKRDMEEAPNVTEMQFRQFYNCLLSCFLKFGDLESTSRMVLEMLRKAEKAKNSLGIASLLIEVSRSGDTLCSNGLPEDAHLRKPDESGSLVSYEDICRDRKFSKLQTIAKNLLDVLVTKLQKQIEFITTEHGILQPTEKLYVKLVKAFLEAGRTKDLAEFLIKAEKQDSPVSVDDSALVHVINSCISLGWLDQAHDLLDEMRLAGVRTGSSVYASLLKAYCKENRAGEVASLLRDARKAGIQIDASCYEVLIQSRVIQKDSQGALDLFKEMKEAKIPRAGHQEFEKLVKGSAEGGEASLMMTLLHEIKEGQKVDYGVHDWNNVIHFFCKKRLMQDAEKAFKKMRSLGHFPNVQTFHSLVTGYAAIGGKYVEVTELWGEMKSLAFASGMKFDQELLDAVLYTFVRGGFFVRAIEVVQMMEKGNMFIDKYKYRTLFLKYHKTLYKGKAPKFQSETQMKKREAALNFKRWAGLC is encoded by the coding sequence ATGATCACTCTCCAGAAGTTGAACTTTAGGATGACAGCTTTCCCTTATTCTTTGCTTCGGTTGTTTGCTGTCAATGGTGATTATATAGTTTTCAGACACACAAGTCAGTCTGATCGGAGTAGTAAGAATGTCAATCGGTCAGTTGGCTTTTTTTGGGGCAACATAGAGATTCAGGACGTAGTCAACCGCACTGTGTTTGCTCAGACTGCTCCATTTTCTACCATTGCTGGGACAATCCTTGTCCAGGCTCAAGACCTTGGTAAAATGTCTGAAGAGTTCGAAAAtgatattgatgaaaataaactTGATAATGCATGGGCTGTGTATGAGAGGCACATGCAAATGGAAGGGTTTCCTAGAAAATCAATTGTTAATAAACTTCTAGCAGCCAGTGCTGAAAGCTCAGATCTTGGACAGCTGGACAGGGCTTATGGCTTGGTTGAACAAgcatttgagaaaaacaagcatgACTTGCTTGAGAGGAATACTCTTATATATCTCTCTTTAGCTTTTGCCAAATGTGGATCACCTATTCCCGCATCTACTCTTTTAAGGAAGCTTGTGGAAGCAGAGAAGTATCCACCTGTGAGTGCTTGGTCTGCAATCCTGGCTTATATGTCACAGACCTCTACTGGATCCTACCTTGCTGTTGAATTGGTCCTTGAAATAGGTTACTTATTCCAGGATGGAAGAGTTGATTCCCGTAAAAAGAGCAACGAATTTCTGCTTTTCATGAAGCCTAATGCCACTTGTTTCAACATTGCTTTAGCTGGATGTCTTCTGTTTGGAACCACTAGAAAAGCAGAGCAGCTCCTCGACATGATGCCTCGAATCAACTTGAAAGCTGATGCTACTTTACTAATCATAATGGCTCATATTTATGAGAAGAACGGACGAAAGGAGGAGCTCAAGAAGCTTAAGAGAGACATGGAAGAGGCCCCTAATGTGACGGAGATGCAGTTTCGTCAGTTCTATAATTGTTTGCTTTCATGCTTTCTGAAGTTTGGAGATCTTGAATCTACATCCCGCATGGTTCTAGAAATGCTTCGCAAGGCAGAGAAAGCTAAAAATTCTCTTGGTATAGCTAGTTTGCTTATTGAGGTTTCTAGAAGTGGCGATACATTGTGTTCAAATGGTCTTCCTGAGGATGCCCATCTTCGAAAGCCAGATGAATCAGGAAGTTTGGTATCATATGAAGATATCTGTAGGGACAGAAAGTTTTCAAAACTGCAGACCATTGCTAAAAACTTACTTGATGTCTTGGTAACTAAGTTGCAGAAGCAAATTGAATTTATTACAACTGAACATGGTATTCTCCAGCCTACTGAgaaattatatgttaaattgGTAAAGGCTTTCCTAGAAGCTGGGAGAACAAAAGATCTTGCAGAATTTCTAATTAAGGCAGAGAAACAAGATTCTCCAGTTTCAGTTGATGATTCTGCCTTGGTTCATGTGATAAACTCTTGTATTTCACTTGGATGGTTAGATCAGGCACATGACCTTCTGGATGAAATGCGATTGGCTGGTGTTAGAACTGGTTCTTCTGTTTATGCATCTCTTTTGAAAGCATACTGTAAAGAGAATCGAGCCGGGGAAGTTGCATCACTGCTTAGAGATGCTCGTAAAGCTGGGATTCAGATAGATGCAAGCTGTTATGAAGTATTGATCCAGTCCAGGGTGATACAGAAGGACTCTCAAGGGGCCCTTGACCTGTTCAAGGAGATGAAAGAGGCTAAGATACCAAGAGCTGGTCATCAAGAATTTGAGAAATTGGTGAAAGGGTCTGCAGAAGGAGGTGAAGCTAGTTTAATGATGACGCTTTTGCATGAAATCAAGGAAGGGCAAAAAGTAGATTATGGAGTTCATGACTGGAATAATGTAATTCACTTCTTCTGCAAAAAGAGGTTGATGCAAGATGCCGAAAAGGCTTTTAAGAAGATGAGGAGTTTGGGCCATTTTCCAAATGTACAAACTTTTCATTCTCTGGTCACTGGTTATGCTGCCATTGGCGGAAAATATGTCGAGGTGACAGAACTATGGGGTGAAATGAAGTCTCTTGCTTTTGCTAGTGGAATGAAGTTCGATCAGGAACTTTTAGATGCTGTGCTTTATACATTCGTTAGAGGTGGTTTTTTTGTTCGAGCAATTGAAGTCGTACAGATGATGGAGAAAGGCAATATGTTTATTGACAAGTATAAATATCGCACCCTCTTCTTAAAATACCACAAAACACTCTACAAGGGGAAGGCTCCAAAATTCCAGTCAGAAACTCAGATGAAAAAGAGAGAGGCAGCATTGAACTTTAAGAGATGGGCTGGGTTATGCTGA
- the LOC101257358 gene encoding PHD finger protein MALE STERILITY 1, translating to MMTVKKMSTLDLSGSKKRKRNNNERVSFKFKNFGEQGFPIEFIGCNFDQNVKLLLEFAQQENGSIWSFQLEVHRHPPMHVFLFVVEEQVELSLNPHCKHCQYIGWGNNLMCNKKYHFLLASKDTIGACVEGGNGQKYKYKTDVNNIIGGEIIKSKLNLIEIEGHMMHGVFHSNGFGHLICVNGSLETPTSSDLPGHSIMDFWDRLCIGLRARKVSLRDISTKKGMDLRLLNTLAYGEPWFGRWGYKFGRGSFGVTQETYQSAINALQNMPLALLAHHHHHIGIININEILIVLSRYQMLSGHSLVTLCDAFHFMLELKSRIPKENNNLTSCYPGLLVDTTCRWSPKRVEMAIRVVVEALKGAKSRWVSRQEVRDAARAYIGDTGLLDFVLKSLGNHIVGKYLVRRCLNPVTKVLEYCLEDISKAFPKQDQGFRVNDSKGKQQYKITLAQLMKDIHFLYNNILKEHKGLMSNYTGVFATIPTASRIILDTKYFLKEYREVSEPDTRIEPDKSKIYCAIMLAIKDGFGVEEKVMTPFECFLMRKDVTFDELKIEVEKAFGDIYLGLRNFTTRSINNLISPISGIELVFNVVKPGSKIVLGGVIMSNNDDINIINNGGIFEGIKNNNIIMDCICGTKDEDGERMICCDICEVWQHTRCVNIPNHEAIPDIFLCNKCEQDILQFPSLP from the exons ATGATGACGGTGAAGAAGATGTCGACTTTAGATCTGAGCGGATCGAAGAAAAGGAAGAGGAATAATAATGAGAGGGTATCATTTAAGTTCAAGAATTTTGGTGAACAAGGGTTTCCTATAGAGTTCATTGGGTGCAATTTTGACCAAAATGTTAAACTTCTTTTGGAATTTGCACAACAAGAAAATGGGAGTATTTGGTCATTTCAATTGGAAGTTCATAGACATCCACCAATGCATGTGTTCCTATTTGTTGTTGAAGAACAAGTTGAATTGTCACTCAATCCTCATTGCAAACATTGTCAATACATAG GATGGGGCAACAATTTGATGTGCAACAAGAAGTACCATTTTCTATTGGCTTCAAAGGACACAATTGGAGCTTGTGTAGAAGGAGGAAATGgacaaaaatacaaatataaaacagatgttaataatattattggtggagaaataattaaaagtaaGTTAAATTTGATAGAAATAGAAGGTCATATGATGCATGGTGTGTTTCATTCTAATGGTTTTGGGCATTTGATTTGTGTCAATGGATCATTGGAAACTCCTACTTCTTCTGACTTGCCTGGTCACTCAATTATGGACTTTTGGGATCGACTTTGCATTGGACTTCGTGCTAG GAAAGTAAGCTTAAGAGATATCTCAACAAAGAAAGGGATGGATCTAAGGCTACTCAACACATTAGCCTATGGTGAGCCATGGTTTGGTCGATGGGGTTACAAATTTGGGCGTGGGAGCTTTGGTGTTACACAAGAAACATATCAAAGTGCAATTAATGCCTTACAAAACATGCCATTAGCTTTATTAGCACATCATCATCACCATATAGggattataaatattaatgagATATTAATAGTGTTATCAAGGTACCAAATGTTATCTGGTCACTCATTAGTCACACTTTGTGATGCCTTTCATTTCATGTTGGAGCTCAAATCAAGGATCCCAAAGGAAAACAATAATCTTACCTCATGTTATCCAGGGCTATTAGTTGACACAACTTGTAGATGGTCACCTAAACGCGTTGAAATGGCTATTAGGGTTGTTGTGGAAGCCCTAAAAGGGGCTAAATCGCGATGGGTGTCTAGGCAAGAGGTTCGTGATGCTGCTCGTGCTTATATTGGTGATACAGGGTTGCTTGATTTCGTTCTCAAGTCATTAGGGAATCATATTGTTGGTAAGTATCTGGTTCGTCGATGCTTAAATCCAGTGACTAAAGTTTTGGAATATTGTTTAGAGGATATATCTAAAGCATTTCCTAAACAAGATCAAGGTTTTAGGGTCAATGACTCAAAAGGGAAACAACAATACAAAATCACATTGGCGCAACTTATGAAGGACATACATTTCTTGTACAACAATATTCTAAAAGAGCATAAGGGATTAATGTCAAATTATACGGGCGTCTTTGCTACAATCCCAACAGCTTCTAGAATAATCCTAGACACGAAGTACTTCCTCAAGGAATACAGAgaggtatcagagccagatacAAGAATTGAACCAGATAAATCCAAGATTTATTGCGCGATTATGTTGGCAATCAAGGATGGATTTGGTGTTGAAGAAAAAGTAATGACCCCATTTGAGTGTTTCTTAATGAGAAAAgatgtgacatttgatgagctaaaaattgaagttgaaaaggCTTTTGGGGATATTTATTTGGGATTAAGGAACTTTACCACAAGATCAATTAACAACTTGATAAGCCCAATTAGTGGAATAGAATTGGTGTTTAATGTGGTGAAACCAGGAAGCAAGATTGTTTTAGGAGGGGTAATAATGTCAAATAATGatgatattaatattattaataatggaGGGATATTTGAAGGaattaagaataataatattattatggaTTGTATTTGTGGGACTAAAGATGAAGATGGTGAAAGGATGATTTGTTGTGATATTTGTGAAGTTTGGCAACACACTAGGTGTGTTAATATACCAAATCATGAAGCAATTCCAGATATATTTCTTTGTAATAAGTGTGAGCAAGATATCTTACAATTTCCTTCATTACCTTag
- the LOC138348240 gene encoding CASP-like protein PIMP1 — MSNYPQYNFDVKSSSSSSKIPLVTLGARVITSATLLVSWGVLQTSVVTFDNGARLRYDYYRSYSYTLFAVIAGSVYNLLHIPFAIYLLIRKKPMINHKVFRQIELYGDKIIFGILAIGAGAALGATMDLNRIVYNDNNSKFHHFLNLMYIPVAFLWAGIVTSGISSILSSYSLHKD; from the exons atgtcaaaTTATCCTCAATACAATTTTGATGTAAaatcttcttcctcttcatcaAAAATACCATTAGTTACATTAGGTGCTAGGGTTATAACAAGTGCTACTCTTCTTGTGTCATGGGGTGTGTTACAAACTAGTGTAGTTACTTTTGATAATGGAGCTAGACTTAGATATGATTATTATCGCTCGTACAG TTATACACTTTTTGCTGTGATAGCAGGATCAGTCTACAATTTGTTGCACATCCCATTTGcaatatatttactcataagAAAGAAGCCTATGATAAATCATAAGGTTTTTCGACAGATTGAACTCTATGGTGACAAG ATTATATTTGGGATACTAGCAATAGGAGCTGGTGCAGCATTAGGTGCAACTATGGATTTAAATAGAATtgtttataatgataataactcAAAGTTTCATCATTTCTTAAATTTGATGTATATTCCAGTTGCATTTCTTTGGGCTGGAATTGTCACATCTGgaatttcttctattttatcATCTTATAGTCTTCATAAAGACTGA